The sequence below is a genomic window from Mugil cephalus isolate CIBA_MC_2020 chromosome 14, CIBA_Mcephalus_1.1, whole genome shotgun sequence.
AATGAGTCACTCTCTGACTCGGTTcgtcctctttgtcctctttgtcctcttcatCGCGTCCTGCTAAGATGCCACGGACCCTCGGCTTGTTTTAAAGTTCACTGGAGGCTCAGTTTTAATGACATCACCTTCACTGGGATGGAAATGGACGAAAGCACTTGGACACTGATCCAGGAGCTCCATCGCCTGGCAACCAACATGGCAACCAACACGGCAACCAACGTGGCAACCAGCTGAGGGCCGCTGCCTCCACACAACACAACGTGCCCTCATTAGAAGCCCTGGCACCTCCCAGCGGAGCTGTGGTTCAACAGATGTTTCAGGATTTCCaggatttcctttttttcttttctttcatgatTCAGCGAGCAGCGTGAAAACACCCTGACGTCttcattttcagcatttttccTCCCGTCCTCTTCATTATGCCTCACTGGCGTCTCCGAGTGTTTAGAGGGAACGTTTGAAAAGCGTCTGTTATTTGGGAAATGACAAATCTGGTGAGAACACTTTCAGTGACCTCAGTCTCTGTTTAGTTAAGTTTGACTTCAGGGACACGAACCAAagaaaacagtgtttctgttcctgACCACATGCACCTGGATGCCCTGCAGACGTCTCAGTGTTGGTCCACGGTGACTGAGTTAATTATTGGTTATCAGCATGGGAGGAAACTCAGCTGAACCTCAACGACTCGCTCTGACCTTTTGAACTAGAGCGTGCCCAAATCAGAGGAGATTAAATAACAAgaagaaattaacatttttccaTTGTCTGCATTGACTGATCTCTTTAATGCATGGTAATAATCAATGAGGTGTGTAAACAACTAATTTAAGGTCTTTATATTAGCAGAAATGTCAGTTTAAGATCTACGTTTTTCTGGAGGATCTAGTTTAATTATTCATAGGTGAAAGTTGAAAATCATGTGTTTCTCAGATTCAAGGCATTTTATTGTCATATCCTCAGTAAAAACAGTATATaagataacagcataataacctataagtgaCTACAACTCCAgattatttccatttgtgttgTGCACAGAAGGACAAGTTTGATTAGGAAAATgcttacatttaataaaatatccttaaaAAATGACATTCTCAAGAAAGATAAGTGCAATCTTGGCTCATTGCTGGCTTAAAAACAAGTTAGGAGTagaagttattttttattgaaaaattgcagtcttctatgtaatttttgcactctCGCAAATTTATGACAATGGCCAGATCATGCGCTGATACCAAAGCGATGTTTGTGGAAAGAGATGGAGGTGACGGTTTCTCTGCAGCATTTCAGCGACATGTTGCGTCGTCTGTGTTGACCCAACAGAAGGAGAGTGACCAGCGAATAACGGTGCAGGCGGAGGGAAGCCTGACCTCCTTCACTCAGACGGGCCTGGCAGCAGGTCAGGAGTACAGCGTCAGCATCATCGGAGAGATCGATGGAAGGAGGGGAGCTGAGAGCACCACTGAATTCGTGACCCGTCAGTACCTTttactttatttgcttttaattaatGATTGCAAACAGTGAAAATATGTTCTCGTGCAACTGGGACAAAGGCCTTGATTTAAATGAACAGATAGCCTGGAAAAGATGTTGCAGATTATTTCTGTTATTATAAAATCTAAGGTGTCCCATCTGTATAAAGGTTCAGACTGAACTGAGTTAGGAGCTTCTGACCAAACACACTGGCAGACGTCTGCAGCCTAAAACCAGCAGTGAAAGTTTAAAATTTTGGGAAAGTTGTAATAAATCGAAGCTgcagggagagaagaggaacaCTGGAACTGTACAAGTCTGCAGGGTCTGGAGTCACTGCTGCAGCTACTGGCTAAAACAGATGCTAGAAAacttgctctttcttcttctgcagttaTTTCTGGTCCCGCCGACCTCCAAGTTGTCAAGACGACCACCACATCCGTCGTGGTCCAATGGGAGCAGTCGCAGGGGGAGATTGACAGGTACCTTTTAACAGTCACGCCCAACGATGGAGAGGGGAGGAGTCAAGAAATGGTCATCTCAGCTGGACAAAACTCTGCCCACATTGGCCAGCTGGAGGCAGGGCGTCTGTATGACGTCGTACTCGTGTCCGAGAAAGGAACAGGCCGGAGCGAACCAGCGACCACCCAGGCAGTTCCTGGTGAGTAGagaaaggtcaaaggtcaacaaACACTATTTTCCATCGATTTTACTGGGTTCAAACGTGACGACACAATTTATATTTAGAGCAAGGGATATCCTGATCCAATCCCGATCTTTAGATACTGAtcctgatctgatgtttaccgTCCTAAACTTGGTCCCCTGTAGCTTCCTGAAGTCTTtcctagagtcgactggatccTGTCCAATAAATGTTTCTATAAGtcaatgtagtgtggagaggggagcttGTACCTtatgttctctactccagaaatgttctggttctccaatgctgccataaactccctaaccctctccaGAAGATTTTTGTCTGCTTTTAAACGTTGGAGCGttcattgtttgttgttgttgtggtttgacagcagcctttgacctgaggggactccatggattctgtttagatcatctcctactaccatCCCACCACACATCCAGATTATATCACTTCATTTACACACATGGTTAGACACTGGATTCTAGTTCTTTGACGCCAACAGctgttaaaacagaagaagaagaaatctcagcgctacagggacgtggttttggcCTAAAATCAATAACCATAAAAGATCAGGCTTGGCTGATGGTTTTTAAAATTATTGGATCAGTCCTGATACGGATCGGTTAGAAGtcagtttacagtttatctgaaaatgtacaaacaatAACCACCACCAAACCTTGTTTTATCAAGACAGAAATGccaaggaaagaaagaggaaacggggatgcttttgttttctcttcaggTTCAGGTTAGAACAAGCTCGGTCAGAACTAAGTAAGTCTTTCTATATGCCCACACACCTCATTATTCATGGAAACACATCTTATAAAACCCATTGGAGTGTGGAGAGACTGTAAACTTTAATGAAACCCTCCACTCATGATATTTCCTCATCCACAGTGACGCCAACAGAAAGTTTGTCCAAGCAAAACATTAACCACATTAAAATGTTCTCCTTGCAGGTTTCACATGGACACTGCTGACCCAagatgtttgttgttatttttttttttatatcaggtTTTCTTAAGAGTTTATGATGaatattaaaactgtttttcttccctTGTTAGATGTGATCTCCTCTGGATTACTAACAGCAGCAGATTATGGCGACCTTAACATTTAATTCTCCACATCTTTAGGGAAGTCATTACCTAGGGTTAACACAGCGGCTTTGACCATGCCTGGACAAGATGTCAATCGAAAGGATCAAGACTTGAAACAATCACCTGAGGTTGGCCAGCCTGAGAGGGTGGAGGAAGGGAGTGAGGCTGAATCTGGAAAAGTCTCACCATCAGCCTCTGTGATTGCCAGAACTGGGCCTCCAGTCACCAAGATGAATGCTAAAAATGTCACCAGATTCAGATTCACAGGTAGGCCCACATTGTCCGGGAAGCCAAAGATCCCAGGGTCTGGGCGCTTCAATGCAACAAGAGTTGCTCCCGGAGGAAGAAGGATTTTCCCTTTGAGAAAAGCCCCAGTGGTGGCAATGAAGGACCAgatgaataaaaagacagatgtCCCCACCATCGGAGAATCTGACAGAAACCTGAGTGTGGAGGAAAATCCAGCCCTAATCTCTGGGACTGATTCAGAAATAAACAGTCAAAGTAGCTCAGAGGtacaaactgctgctgttggctcCAAAGAGCTACCAGATGTTGGCATCGCCATGCATGGAAAGGACTCCGATGCAGTGTCCCCAGAGCCAACTGGGAGTGCCGAAAGCCAAGAGAAGAAATGCATGAACAAAATTAAAGTGACACACTTCAGATTcccacaaaaagacaaaggcaGTGGGTGTAAGGAGGATGGGACAGGGCTGGCAGGGAACACATTGAGCTCAGATCCAGGTACCCCTGTAATTAATGAAACGCCCCCTTCTGGAGAGATTAGTGTTGATGCTTCACCAGATCCTTTCGATAAACTCCTGACAGACGCGTTTGAAGGTCTGAATATCACAATGTTTTCTGTTCACTTGTCCAAACCTACAAACCTCTCAGTTGATGCAGCGAGTAAGCAGATTCTAATGAGAATGAAGCCACTGACACCATTCTCATCCTCTTCATCGTCCTTATCTTCATCACACTCATCATACTCTGAGTCATCATCAGCAGTTTCATCTGCACCATCACCATCAAGTCCATTATCTTCCTTAGATTCACAAGAAAGCAACAAACTAGATGTTGACAACAGTAAGACAGACTCAACTCAGCCACCCTTAGGAGACGATGGGGCTCCTATTTTCTCTCGTGCATCTCCAAAAGGTGGACATGTGCGTCGTCTACACCCAATTAGTTCATTTCAGAACAGAACCCGTGTTCACCAACGCTTCCCTACTCGTGGTAGCATTGCCCCGAGAAGACAAACCACACACCTACCCACAAGTGAATTATTATCTTCATCCGCTTCAGAcgaatcatcatcatcatcatcatcatcagttgAGGCCTATGAATCAGTGAAGGACACAAAAGGGGACAAAGATGATTCAAATTCAACTGGGTCCCATGAAGttcaacaaaaccaaaaaaagataATGATACAAAAAGGTCAACCCCCAGGTCGACGTTTTCCCAATGGGGGACATTCCCGTCGGCCCTTTGTAAACCGTCCTCATTTGAGGCCTTTGACTCAACCTTTACGGCCTTTAAATCCTGAAACGGAGACTCAGAATGAACCAGTGTTTCCCACCGAATTACCAGCGACATCATCTCCCATTTCCAAAGATGTCCATGTATCAGATACAGGAtctgaaagagagggagagagagatagtGAAGGCAGTGTTGGACAAAGAATCTCCATGACAAGTACTCAGGTCGATCAAGCTGTCAGACATGGTGAAGTGCCTTCCTCCCATCACCCAAACACCAAAGACGGTTATTTCCGACGGGTGTATGATGGATCTCTCCGAAACAGAACCCGTCCAAACCTCAGACCGCTTCAACTTCCACTCAGAGATCCCAAGCGCAAACCTTTCCCCACCAGAAACATAAATGCAGGCAGCAGGTTTACGGTTGGAAGTCAAACTAGCCAACAGGGAGAAGATAATACCCCTGAAAGCCGGTCAGGAGAGCTTGATGTCCATGAAGTCCCAGTCAAACAATCAGAAGAGCAAGAGGTAAGCCCAGCTGTCCAGATCGATCGCCACAACACTGTCAGACCACAGACAAATGAGTTGGCAGAGGGAGACGATGCTCTGGTCCAGAAAGAACAAACTAGTGCCACAGGTTCTCACACCCGTAAAGATATAGTTAAAGGTAGACCAACTTCCTCCAGTTCAAAAGGCTCAAGACCGGTCTCGCTTCCAAAGAGACAACCACCAATAAGAGGTACTATGACACAACAGCACCACACAGAGAAGAAACCCTTCATCAGTGAAAGGCAAAAGTATAAAGATCCACAAACAGACCCTACTGCAAACAAGGTGTCTGAGTCGGAGCAGACAACTGGAGACACAAGAGAACCTCTGGACTTTGTGGGAGTGACTAACCGGACCTCAGATGGATTTACGCTCATATGGGACGCACCACAAGGGAAGTACAAAAACTTTGTGGTGACTAGGAAAGAAGGTAAAAGGCTGATGGAAAGAACTCAAGAACAAGAAGAGGATCCTGATAAAGAGAGTGCCATGGAGAAAGGGACACCTCAACCTACCACAGGAAGTAGGGAAGACGATAACAGAGCACCTGAAAGTTTAGTCACTCAACACCCAAGCATCCATAGCAGCACAAAACCCAAACCAACAGAAAGTGACACAACCTTCAAAAGAGTCCTGCCTGGTTCCGCTCGCTCCCTTCAGTTTGAGGATTTGCCTCCAAAGACCGACTACACGTTGACCTTGCTTGGAAAGGGTCCGGGACTTCTGTCCAGCCTGCACAAGCTTGTCATCAGCACAGGTACAAGTCACTGTGACAGTAGATCAACTCAAATTCCTACTGTGCAATACAACATTCCTGTCAATGTTGTCCAGTCTGTATCAGAAAACTTGTCTCTTCAGTCTCAATCTGCTCAGAATAAAGAGACCTTCTGTCTTTGCTGCAGTTGATGTTGACTGGATTAAAACTCCCGTTCATTGTTAACTAATCATCACTCGTCTTCACTGGACATGCTCATTTCAAGAGGTCAGCTGCTTTGATGCTCTTGAAAACTGTAATCTCACGATTTACAGTTTCAGATTCATCAACATTGGTTCAGTGAAATaacctgttgttgttttatcacATGTTGAAGAAAATTCACTAAgaacttgtgttttgtgttgatgttgtgtgtgtccACTCATTCTTCAGCTTTGTGCATTTCATTGTAATAATTAACAGCCTCCATAAGCCCACAGTTATTGATGTCAAACCTCAGATGTGCATTGACACGGTTGGCTCAACAATATCTGTCAAGAGGTGTTTCCagcattaatttatttacttttattttttttacttttatctgagtctaaaaccaaacatgAAATACCAGAAAGTGTCAATGACAGTTGACTCTGATGGGTGAAATTAGTACTTAAGTCTGAGTGCTAGAGGCCATACTTTTGAGTTCCATATTGCAGGATTTGTTTCTGAATACTTAATTATTTTGACAGTCTACTTCTAAACAATTATGTCTCACGGTTTTATACACACAGATATTTTAGGAAAGATTTTAGGAGAgatctgctaaaaaaaaaagcgtctgTTGTTCTGTCTTCTGAGCACTCTCTGACTGGTTTGAGATTACGACAAGATTTCATGGACGTTTTGTGGtttgcagagacagaaaatcaaACTTCAGTCTAACACTGAATcaaatttcttcttcttgaaacCTGTTGTTTGGCACTTTAGTTTCTAGGTGTTGGAAGTAAATTCAGGTGTCATCGACATATATGTTGAGCTTTACTATATTTTgaccaaatgaaaaaatgaaaatgttaaacagaAGAGGACCAATAATCGAGCCCTGGGGAACTCCGCTCAGTATTATTTATCACCCGCCTGGAGGTGggtctccagtctgtcctggTCAACTGAGTtgacatcaaaaacaacagtaacaacattcaatcattcattcactgcTGCTCTGGTCTTCTCTTATTCAGGGTAAGCTAACAGCCAGCTTCACTGACACCCCTTCACCTTCTCACCCAAACCAGGGTAAGACCACGGCTGGTCTCTGTatgtctggtctgtcttcacctttttaTACATTTCAACATAAAGTGTGCAAATTAATTTTTGAATCAGTCTggttgtcaaaaaaaacaaaacagcatggGTCAGGACTGTGCAGACTGACAGTATGGTACATTCTGTGTTTGGCTTTTTTGACAGGATATTAGAGACGTCTAACTCTGTTTTGCAATCCAAATTTATAATATGTTAAAGTTAGTTTTAGTCCAATCCTGAATTTGTCTTTAATTCAAAACGATCCAAACTTCAGAAAAATCATTTCCTAACGCTTTCAATGTGACTCTGTCGTATTAATATATCTAAATGTACTCATGTTTGTTCACTTTTAATGACTTTGTGGATTTGTCTCCGTTGTCTTCCTTTGTTCGTTTGACGTCTTTTATTCCTGCCACGCTTTTATTTTCAGGATTTGAGCGACGCGCTAACCGCTGCATTAAAATGTCATCATTTTCTCCTTTGCTGCTGCCCAGGACCATCGTCTGCATTTAAATGTCCCACTGTATGTCTGTATATgatgtgtatactgtatatatgtttgcactgtacatatatacacacaaactcaTTGGAGCACTAATAACAAATGTGTGGATGAATAAATTTGACTGTTACGATGACACCTttcattcttttccttttattcttccttcacctcctcctttacttcacttctttccctccatcttttgcttttcatttaatttcccttGTTGTATTTGTCAAACCCTCCAGGCCCGGAGCCTCCGACCAACATTGTCTTCAGCAAAGTGACAGAAAACTCAATGACAGTGTCGTGGACCAAACCAAAAAGTTCCGTCAGTGGTTTCAAAGTCACCTACACCCACACAGACGAGGGTGAGAAACCAAActcaggttttatttcatttctaagCATCTagagacagaaacaataaaacaaatagtcAGAAAGCGGAGGTGAGTGTGTTATGAGTCTTTCATGATGCTCATGACAAATTCAACCCAGACAGATAAACTTGCTTAATAAAATCAATGATAAATACCAGTGTACAGTGACAGAAGCACCAACTCTGTCTTTTTGGTCTGGATGTCTTCATGAGCTGCAGCTgaactttcatttattttcagtctttagTTGTAGTAGTATGTTATTCAGTCAcagtacaataaatacaaatcacaAAACCAGTTTTCATATTACTAAAGAGAGTGATCAACAGGGATGATTATCAAGACTCAACTAACAAATTATTTATAAACTTACAGACCTTAAAATTCAATGATCTATAAAACTGCTCAAATTATgcataaagtaaataaaaatatgtattcagAAGATGTTTCAGACTCGATCCAGTAGATATGAATTAAGAGGGACTTGTGTGTATAGAAAACCAAGGTATGATGTAAAACAAAGATGTGTATCAATTAAATAAGTCAATCTATGGAATAATCTAGAATTAGAAATGAAAAGTCACTTTTGTAGCTCTCAACAATATCTTCACCAACCATCCTTTCATAAACAAGAAATGAGttgcatgtttttaaatttaaacatggCATCATACCAAAATTTATCTCCAATTACAGAAATGTGTCTCTTTTTAATGCCTAAACTTACAATAACCTCTCAGTTGATAGTTGCTCTCCCGTATTGGAGATTTTGCTCTCAGCATTATTTGCATAATTTTATAACAGAATAAATCATTTCCAGAAGAAGATATAATGAGAACTTCCTGTACAGTCAATTAATGGAAGTTCAGGGTTTCTTTAACATCAACAATCACATCAGTAATGAACCACacgatgaatgaatgaaccagtGAGTCTTGTTTTATGTAGGTGAGCCGGTGTCGGTCTCAGTGGACTCACAGAACTCCTCCCTGCTCCTGTCACAACTCTCACCCGGTTCGTCTTATGAGGTCAACATCATCTCCACTCTGGGACTGGACGAGAGTGACCCCGCCAGAGACCTCGCCATGACACGTGAGTTCTACAGATTTAATTTCCTACAGGATTTCAGTAGGAGTTAGAAATGACAGCCGACACAGCTCCTTGAATAATAATTAGAACGCTTCGTTTGCTTTTTGGTGtttcaagtttggttttgatttccaatttaaaaagaaaaagcaaagcaagTTTACCTGTGGTTCTTTACACTatgaaaccagaaaccagaaagagaagtaaaggaGAAACCACAAGTTATTAGATTCAAATAAAAGCAGACGTTTTtgtaagagaagaagaagaagaagaagaagaggaagaagaagaggaagaggaagaggaagaggaagaagaagaagtttcagagagacctggaccagtgttcatAGTGGAGATtatttcctgcttcattcaAGTGCAGATCACCTCAGGAGCAACAACATGAAGATAACATgaagatattttttaattttctgtgtttttatttattcatttatttatttataaatacaaatctaatatcagttgtttttgcagtttttgtttcaggttttaaagacaaacttggaaaaattaaaaaaatgcacagaccCTGAAGGGTGCATTACAGGCATCAAGACACTTTCTGgtgcattaatttatttattcttattttagaatctaaaaccaaacttgaaatatCAGAAAAATACTAACACAGAGATTGAAAACAGATAtgaatcatttcctgttttctctttttttgttttaactaaactaaaacgtgaatgatgtttcttttctgcatgaaataaatcacattgaTGTGTGAAGCAGCTGCTGGGTCTGGAAATGATCCGTTCAGTTTTAAGTTTCCTCTGAGGCGTCTCATCCTGGATCAGTTTCAGTTCTCTGATTCCCATCACAAGCATATGTCTCTATATCTGTTCTCACTCTATTGTTCACTCTACACTgagtagttttgtgtttttttgtgaaaatatcACCAACTTTGTTCCAAAAGTCTCTGAGGGACAGAGAGATTCGATTTGAACCCAAGTTTAACCATttattaacaaacaaaacataatcaGCCATGATAACGTGCTCTAAAATATAACCAAAGTAATTACAGTGATCAAAGAAAACCAACAGTCAAcaaaaaatgttacacaaaatGAGCAAGTTATTTATTAAGTTTCAGTCTATAAATACTTGGGATATTATTTcaatgaaaatgtgtcttttaagtACCATACTAAGGTCCTTACAAAGAAACTCAGGCTCAAACTGGGTTTCTACAATACAAACAAAGGATGTTTGTCCTTCAGTGCGACAAAAAGACTGATACAGGTGACTTTTCTATCAA
It includes:
- the LOC125020219 gene encoding tenascin isoform X1 translates to MLPFIPSLLLILLRVDPGLLTSTEVQVRGERTPREAKQDSIKVVISEGCVSQGDSSDLSQGGKEVDLAPGSPLVLTHKIKLVPSGSGSGSCGCEADFAALRERLERLEREVSDLREKCGGAEGSCCTSKESKGAGCSIKPEAGECPNECSDQGRCVDGKCVCFPGFRGPDCSESDCPGNCNDNGKCVNGQCVCDPGFTGPDCSQKACPDNCNRRGRCVNGQCVCNPGFTGPDCSKKACPDNCNNRGQCVNGKCVCDSGFTGTDCSENACPGNCNNRGRCVNGQCVCKVGFTGPDCSERACPDNCNNRGRCVDGKCECESGFTGPDCSELACPGNCNNRGRCVDGQCVCDEGFAGEDCSERTCPDDCNDRGRCVDGKCECESGFTGDDCSELACPGNCNNRGRCVNGQCVCKEGFTGDDCSEKTCPSNCNNRGKCVNGKCVCDVGFAGPDCATKGCPNNCNNKGRCVRGSCVCRRGFTGPDCSQCQEGMTGPNCDTVMSGVSRLSSRDVTETSVTLVWTPPAVQYETYHITFTSQKESDQRITVQAEGSLTSFTQTGLAAGQEYSVSIIGEIDGRRGAESTTEFVTLISGPADLQVVKTTTTSVVVQWEQSQGEIDRYLLTVTPNDGEGRSQEMVISAGQNSAHIGQLEAGRLYDVVLVSEKGTGRSEPATTQAVPGKSLPRVNTAALTMPGQDVNRKDQDLKQSPEVGQPERVEEGSEAESGKVSPSASVIARTGPPVTKMNAKNVTRFRFTGRPTLSGKPKIPGSGRFNATRVAPGGRRIFPLRKAPVVAMKDQMNKKTDVPTIGESDRNLSVEENPALISGTDSEINSQSSSEVQTAAVGSKELPDVGIAMHGKDSDAVSPEPTGSAESQEKKCMNKIKVTHFRFPQKDKGSGCKEDGTGLAGNTLSSDPGTPVINETPPSGEISVDASPDPFDKLLTDAFEGLNITMFSVHLSKPTNLSVDAASKQILMRMKPLTPFSSSSSSLSSSHSSYSESSSAVSSAPSPSSPLSSLDSQESNKLDVDNSKTDSTQPPLGDDGAPIFSRASPKGGHVRRLHPISSFQNRTRVHQRFPTRGSIAPRRQTTHLPTSELLSSSASDESSSSSSSSVEAYESVKDTKGDKDDSNSTGSHEVQQNQKKIMIQKGQPPGRRFPNGGHSRRPFVNRPHLRPLTQPLRPLNPETETQNEPVFPTELPATSSPISKDVHVSDTGSEREGERDSEGSVGQRISMTSTQVDQAVRHGEVPSSHHPNTKDGYFRRVYDGSLRNRTRPNLRPLQLPLRDPKRKPFPTRNINAGSRFTVGSQTSQQGEDNTPESRSGELDVHEVPVKQSEEQEVSPAVQIDRHNTVRPQTNELAEGDDALVQKEQTSATGSHTRKDIVKGRPTSSSSKGSRPVSLPKRQPPIRGTMTQQHHTEKKPFISERQKYKDPQTDPTANKVSESEQTTGDTREPLDFVGVTNRTSDGFTLIWDAPQGKYKNFVVTRKEGKRLMERTQEQEEDPDKESAMEKGTPQPTTGSREDDNRAPESLVTQHPSIHSSTKPKPTESDTTFKRVLPGSARSLQFEDLPPKTDYTLTLLGKGPGLLSSLHKLVISTGPEPPTNIVFSKVTENSMTVSWTKPKSSVSGFKVTYTHTDEGEPVSVSVDSQNSSLLLSQLSPGSSYEVNIISTLGLDESDPARDLAMTLPDPPTDVRAVNVTDSTALLLWRPALAAIDKYSIVYGSGSGPQVRVTVSGNAAEQQLSGLDGSTTYTVTVTSQLGGLESSPASTSFTTTSRDSGQDEDGPRDLQAKNVTPRTALLSWKPPSQPVGRYRLTYQTEGHETKEVIVGGTVTQYNLTRLHPGSMYAVQLQAESGGRYTTAISTQFTTGVLRFPFPSDCSQELLNGIMTSGEVEIFPHGKEGTPITVYCDMETDGGGWTVFQRRKDGSVDFFRNWKAYVKGFGDLNGEFWLGLDSLHNLTAMKTMILRVDLRDGDESVFAQYSTFAVAKRNYKLTVGGYSGTAGDSLSYHNNRIFSTKDRDPMSFITSCALSYRGGWWYKNCHEANLNGVYGIDINHQGVIWTSWKGKEFSIPFTEMKMRPAAFRPPARGPN